One Candidatus Binatia bacterium genomic window, CCCGGTTGCGCTTTCTCAGGAAGTTTTCCCAAGCGCTATTGCTATCGTTACACCCCGGCGGCCATTCGAAATGAATGGACGCCGCAATGGCTTTATCGAAACGCGTGCCTCGGCGATCTTTTATCAAATCCACGGGGGCCGCGGACGGAATCCGAGCGTCGCTACTCTGGATGCGCCAAATCACATCTGCATCTGGGACGCCATTTCCTGCAGCGATTCCAGCGCGGCTCGGCAGCCCGGTCCCGGTTTGGCTTGGGGCATGCTGCGAAGCAGGTTTTCCGAGTTTTTCAGTCCAAGACAAATTCCCAATTCCTGCCCGAACTTGGCAGCGGCCTGGGGCGACATTCGTGTGGTCGTGTTCGCGGCGGTCTCGCTGATCGCAGCGACTGCGGGCGCTGTGCAGTCGCGGATGTTTGCCGCGGTCTGCCACTTGCACTCCTTTGGCGTGGCCCCGGTACATTGGGGGATCACGCCTGTCTCGGTGCAGAACATCGCATTATATTGGAGTTCGGTTTGTTGCAGGAAGGCGGACTGCGAGACCATCGGCGAGGATGCCGTCACCCCCTTGAGTTGTCGGACTGTATACCCGCGTTGTTCCAGCAACTCGACCAACCCTTGGTCTCCGTAGAGATGGAGTGCGCCGACAGCCACAAAATGAGGGCCCTCGGAGAACATCGTGTCGAGTTTCGGTGTCCAGTTCTGATTGCGTTTGGTCGTCAAGAGTTCCTTCCATTCGTCGAACGCATCTTCCTCGGAGTCCATCTTCTGCAATGCGATCAAGAACTTTTTGGCTTCGCCTGTGCTGCACGCGTCGAGCATTCGGGTCATGGATTCTTCTCGTTTGGTGTCAAATTCGGGATCTGTCATCGCGTGCAGCACCTCGATCCATTGTTCCATGGGAAGACTCTTCATCATGGCCAATTGCTCCGCGGGTGTCTCCAGCCATGCAGTGGTCAGCGACCGATCCCGGGCGATGGCTCGCAATTCCTGATCCACGCCGATACCTGCGGTTTCGGACATCTGGTTCGCGATGCCTTTCTGGGTAGAGATCCCGAGCAGGACAAAGGGGTGCATGCGATCGAGTTTCGTGGCGGCAGGTCCGATTTCGAGAACGTCCACCACTTCCGACCACTTATCTTCGCCCATGTACTCGCTCAAGGTCTGGTCATCGGGCAGCTCCAGCAAGTCCGGAGTGAGACTGGAATCCTGCACATCGATTTCGCCGACAAAGAACATCTCCTCGGAGAGCAGAGCTTCGTATTTCGCAGGAAGCATTTGCACCAGAGAAATGCCCATATGACACGTTCCGAAGAGATAGGAGGTCGGCTGCTCCGCACGCGTCACTTCGTACAGCGTCAGATCGCGGACTTGAGTACTGTGCTCTGCGGGGTGGTGCCTGGCCTGTCCCGTGGGCGTTGCACAGCCGATGCCGCCGAGACTCAAGGCTGCGATGCTCACGGCGATGCCGGCGCCCAAGGTCCGCCGGCGTGCCCGTTCCATGGTCCCTTTGGTTTGGTGTGCTCGTTTCATCAGATCCCCTTTCGGAATGCCCGATCATATGGGGATGCGTGTTGGTCTCAAGGAGAAATGTGGCAGGATCTTTGCGTACTTGGGGATCAGAAGACGTCTTTCGGTCTTGGGCGATCCGACAGACCGCTACTCGTCGGAGTCCATGGAGTCCGGTTGCAATTCTCGCGGCTACCGGCGTAAGAATCGCGTATGGCAGAGCAGATCGAACATCGGCAAGCGACGGAATCGAAAGAAGAGTTGCTCGAAGTTCTCCAACGCGACGGTGTGGTGATTCTGGAGGGGCTGGTGACGCCCGAACAGCTTCAGCGCATGAATCAGGAGTTGGACCCTTTCATGCGCGAGGCCGCGACCACCGTCCCGGATATGAATCCGATGCTGCAGATGTTCTACGGAGACAAGACGCGCCGGATGGGTGCCTTGCCGGTCAAGTCGCGGACTTTTTGCGACGTTCTCACCCATCCGCGGCTGGCCGAGATCTGTGAGGAAATTCTGCTCAAGGCGGGTTCCAGCTACCAGATGAACGTCGCGCAGGTACTCGAAGTTGGACCGGATGCCGTGGCTCAGTTTCTGCACCGCGACGAAGATGTCTGGCCACATATGCCCAAGCCATGTCCCACGTTTCAGATCGCATCGATGACCGCATTGACCGATTTCACCGAAGAGATCGGAGCGACCTGTTTTGTGCCCGGAAGCCACCTCTGGGAGGATCGCTCGCGCCAGGCCGAGCCCCATGAGGTCGCCATTGCCGAGATGCCAGCCGGCTCCATGGCCCTTTATCTGGGCAGTACAATTCACGGGGCGGGCACCAATCGCACAGTGGATCGATGGCGTCGCGGGATTCATCTCAGTTTTATTGTCGGCTGGATCCGCACCGAGGAGAATAACTATCTGAACATTCCGATGGAGGTCGCGCGGGACCTGCCCGAGCGGGTACAGGCGCTTCTCGGCTACCAGATGCATGATGCGATTGACGCGGGTGGTGGGGTTGCGGGTTCTGTGGACTTTCGCGACCCGATGGTTCTGTTGCGCGAGCAGAAATCTGAAACTTCAAACTGAGTAGAAGCTCGCGCCTGATTTCTGCTAGCTTCCGGCGATGGCAATTCGAACCGGAGTCTGGGGCATTGGAAATGTGGGTCGACCGGCCGTACGCGCCGTGGTCAGTCATGGCGAACTCGAGCTGGCGGCGGTAATGGTCTCATCGCCGGACAAGGACGGTCAGGATGCGGGTGGTCTGGTGGGTCTGGACCCGCTGGGCGTTCAGGCGACGCGCGACGTGGATCAGGCTCTGGCCGCCGGACTGGATGTGGTGGCTTATACGGCCAGCGGGGATATGCGGCCCGCCGAGGCTCTGGCGGATCTCGAGCGGCTTTTGCGCGCGGGCGTGGATGTTGTCTCGACGTCGTTCTATCCGCTGTTGCACCCGGACCTCTGCCCCGAGGAAGTGCGCGCCGCGATCGAGAGTGCCTGCCGAGAAGGGGATGCGTCGATTTTCGTCTCCGGGATGGATCCCGGATGGGTGATGGATGTATTGCCAATTTTACTGTCCGGGGTCGTGGCCGATATTCGCGAAATTCGCATGCAGGAATTGTTCAACTACGCTCTGTACCACCAGCCCGAGGCCGTGCGGGACCTGGCTGGTTTCGGCCAGCCGATGGATGCCACGCCGCCCATGTTGCTGGATTTCGGTTTGCAGATGGTCTGGGGCCCGATGTTGCGCTTGATCGCCGAAGCCCTTGGCGAGTCGTTGGATGCGGTCGAAACCGTAGTTGAGAAACGCGCGCTCGAGCGCGATGTCGAGGTGCCGGGCATGGGTCATTTTGCGGAAGGCACGCAGGGTGCCTTCCGCTTCGAGGTGCGCGGCATGGTCGACGGCACAGCCCGCATTGTGGCCGAGCACGTGACACGCATCGATGATGCGTGCGCGCCCGAGTGGCCCTACCCACCCGAAGGCCAGGGTGCCCATCGCGTCCTGCTCGACGCGAATCCGCATCTCGAACTTTCGCTGCATGCCGATGATCATTTCGAGACAGGAGCCGCTGCCGGCGGCAACGGGACTGCCGCAGCCCGCATGGTCAATGCGATTCCCGCCGTAGCAGCGGCTTCGGCAGGAATCCTGACGCCGCTGGATCTTCCGTCGCCGACCGGGCAGGGCCAGACCCGATGGCGAAAGGCGACGTGAGTCGAGAACAGGACTCGTTGCGGGGGCCGTCTCGAGGTTCATTCATTGCTTCGCTGTCGGGCCCCGTGGACAAGGCCACCTATGATCGGCAAGCCGGTTGGCGCTGGGTTTCCTGGGGTCCTTGGGGCCGCGCCGAACGGTTCAGCAAGCTTGCGGCCTACCTGCTGGGCACCATCGCGCCGGCAGCTTTGTATCTCGACGGCACCTGGAGCTTTGCCGGGGACCAGCCAACCACCACGACCATGCAGATCGCGGGATGGTTGATGCTGGTTGTGCTCACCCCATTGCAGATCCTCGACATTCGCGATCGTTGGTTGATGCGGGACTATCTGTCCAATCTGATCAGTATTCCGCGGACCCTGAGCCATCCCCTGATCGGGTTGTTGCTCCTCTACGCCGCCCCGACCGCTTCCGTGCAGCGAGTTCTTGTCTCTTTCGCCGGAGTCCTTCTGGTTGCCCTTGTTTTTGAAGGAGTCTTCCTGCGCCGACATCTGGGCCGGGAGCACCTTCATCCCGGGGGCATCTCGCAACCGGTCTTCTGGGTCTTCCTGGCCGGGTATATCGTGATCTATCTGGTCGTGCTTCTGGCAGGTTTTGGTTTCTGAATCTGTACGAATTGCGTCACGACCACATTTGGAATCCGGGCCGATTCGTGACCAATAAACTGCATGACGTCCACGCGCATGGATCGCCTGTACTGGGATCGCCTTGCTTCGACGTATGATCAGGCGGTTCTGAGCTCTTTTGACGCCGATCTCTCCGGTATCATCGCACACCGCCTAGACGAACTTGCCGGGACCGAAAAGACGGCTATCGATCTGGGCTGTGGAGTCGGCAAGTACATCGGCCCACTCGCCGATCGTTTCGGTCAGGTCGTTGCCGTCGACCACTCCGAAGAGTTGCTGAAAATCGCCCGACATGAACACGGGCACCGCAGCCATGTCGACATCCGAATGCTTGATGCGGCCAAGGGGCGACCGACCACGATGGTCCGCGCCGATGTGGTTGTTTGTGCGAATGTGCTGATCATGGCCGACGAGGAGCTTCGCTCAGCGATCCTCGATACGGCTCGCAAATCGCTGGCGCCGAAGGGCCGGCTCGTGTTGGTGGTTCCCTCGCTGGAAAGTGCTCTCCTCGCCCATCGCCGTCTGGTCGAATGGTACGGTCGTGATGGCTCCGAGGATCCCGAGACGGATGCAGAAGACGATGCGCGCGCGCCTTCGAAGCGCACCAGTCGGGAACTTTTGCGTGGCGTGATGCGAATCGACGGGGTGCCGACAAAGCATTACCTGGCCGAGGAGTTAAGCCTCATGCTGCAGGGCTCGCGTCTCCAGATCGAGCATCTCGACAAGGTGCCCTACGCTTGGGACAGCGAGTTCGGAGATGCTCCGCGATGGATGCGAGCACCGTACCCCTGGGACTGGCTGGTCGTCGCCAAACGCCTGCCGCGCAGACGTTGACTGGATAACGAGCGAATTGGTGGGGCAGCCCGGCGGGATCGCTAGCGCTTCTCCCAGGTCGAGTCGACCTCGCCGCGGATCGCCACCACGGTGGTGCTGCCGTCGGCGTCGAGCAGCAATTCCTCGGTGAGGACGCGGTTGCTGTAGGTCCATCCCTCGGGTGGGATGAGGTAGGAGAGGGCGTCGGGGTCCAGATAGTTGACTCGATACGGGTCGTTGGGGTCGATTCCGTGGACAAAGAGAACGAAGACGTTGCCGTCGGGATCGGTCAGTTCATGGACGAGGGCTGTTGGCGGAAAGCGTAGCAGGGTGTCGCGCATCACCTGAGCTTCAACGACGACACCCATGGCTCCGATCTCGATGATCCGGGCGTCGACGTTTTTCACAATCAGCAGATATTCGTTGCCGGGAATTTCGGGAACGAAATCCATTGAGTCTGGAACCCCTTCGAAGGAGGGGCGACTGCGCATTTCGCCGGTGGGGATCAAGATCTGTGTGGGCCCCTTGGTCCAACCTGGGGGTGGCACGATGGCTTGAATTTGCTCCCAGGTGCATTCGCGGCACTCGTAGCCGAGCTGGGCAAACGGGTTCTCGCCGGTCGACTGCATCATTTTGTGCGTGAAGTTCGACTGCATTCCGGCCAGAGGATCGGCCTCGGAACCGCTGTCGCCGCAGCCGCCAGTGACAAGAGCGATGGTCAGGGCCACGGCCCATAGATATTTTTCTGTTGATCTCATCGACCCGAACCTCCCCAAATGAACAGCGCATATCGGAGCATGTCCTTGATACGGCGTATCAAGTTGGGCCGAAGGGGGTCAACCCGTTTCGTTCCAAGAGGGGCAAAGGTTTCGCTTACGACCGCTTGCTTCAGTCCAGCAGGCTTGGTGGGGCGCTCAGGAACGCCGCCGAAGCCGAACCATAAGGCGCGGCATTCAGGGGTGGGCAGGGATCTGGCTGTCCAGAATTCTTGACCCCCATGAAACGGGACGTCGAGTCGTTCTTGCTGGCGGGATCTCGAGCTTCCGCTGCGGCGCAGAAAACCTCGCCCGTGCCGAGTCGAAGACGCAAGGCCATTTCGCCCTGGGGAGCCTCCTCAAGTGTATAGAGTCCCGCCCCTTTGCCGGAGATGGTCAGCGTGCCGTTGCGCAGCGAAACCTTGTTGATCGGGCCTTCGCTCAGCTGGGAATCCTTGTAGCGATAGCCCGGGCGTGAGGTCGAGCCGCTGCGTTCCCAGCGCGTCGCCGGCAGGTCGAGTTCCACGGCGTCGCTCAGGTCACCCGCGGTGGGATAGATGGTGAGTGTGGCGCCGCCTCCACTGTTGCCCGACGAGGTCGGATCGCCTTCACTGCCGAACTCGGGCACGACCAGGCCGGAGGGGCTGCCGCGGTAGGCAGACGAGCGGAAGGAGAAGCGACGTTTACGCGGATCGCTCGGGTTGGAGCGATCGTCCTTCATCTGGAAACGGGTTGCACGTATAGGGGCGATCTCCGGTTCGGGCCCATACTTGTCCCGGTATTCCTCCATGATGTCGTGGGCGATGCCTTGCAGGTCGACGCTCCAGCCGTGATCCCAGGAATAGTTCAGCAGATCGACGCCATAGATGGCGTCGATCCAGACCAGTCGACCGAGATCCCTGAGAATATGCCCCGGATGACCTTTGGCATCGGTGAAAATCGATGAGCTGGCGTTGCCGGTTAGATTGATTCCGGGAAGGTTGCCGTCGGCCCAAAGGCGTCGCAATTCGATCGCACTTTGTCCGTAGGGGATCGTGAAGATTTCGCTGTCCGGATAAAGTTCGCGCAGGCTGCCCATGAAGTCCTGCCAGAGGGTGTCCCGGCCGGCCATCCAGATGTTGATATAATCCTCGTCGCTATAGTTCTGCGGGTAATCCAGCCAGGGAAGGCCGACGGAAAAGATCGTATCCGAGTTGTTGGTCTGAGCGTAGTCGAACCAAAGCTCATATCCCTCGGTGGTTGAATAGGTGGGCTCGTAGGTCATGCCGAACAACTCGATTTCGCCGGTATCGAGTGCGGCCTGGATCTGCGTGCGCTTGCTGGCATTGTTCCACAAGGCCATCGGTGCGCCGCCCGAGCCGCCGCTGAACACCACGACTTGGGTGTGTTCGGCGATCCCGGCTCGTTCCGTATGATCGGGCATTCCGTCAGCAAAGGGTCGGAAAAAGCTGTGACCCATAAACAACGAACTGTAACCATTTTCCTGCGACGCGTTGGCCGCGGGAGCTGTCCCCATCGTTAGAGCGAGCACCGAAAGCAGCATCGAGAAACGGAAAAGCTGAGAGATCTTGGTCATAGGTATAAACCCTAGTTCGGATGCAGCTCCAAAGTCAAATTCGGGATCTGCGATCTGCAAGATTCTTGTGCGGCGGCTTGACGGGTAAACAATCCTTAGGGCAAAAGTCCGTTATGATGAGGATTTCCAGAAAGCTGATCGTCGGGGGAATGCTGTCCGTTTTCGTGGGGCTTTCAAGCGGTTGCGCCGGAGGACCGCTGGGTCCATTTCCTGGAGGTCGTTTACAGGGAGTGCCGGCTGTCCGCGCGGCGGATTGGGC contains:
- a CDS encoding TraB/GumN family protein produces the protein MKRAHQTKGTMERARRRTLGAGIAVSIAALSLGGIGCATPTGQARHHPAEHSTQVRDLTLYEVTRAEQPTSYLFGTCHMGISLVQMLPAKYEALLSEEMFFVGEIDVQDSSLTPDLLELPDDQTLSEYMGEDKWSEVVDVLEIGPAATKLDRMHPFVLLGISTQKGIANQMSETAGIGVDQELRAIARDRSLTTAWLETPAEQLAMMKSLPMEQWIEVLHAMTDPEFDTKREESMTRMLDACSTGEAKKFLIALQKMDSEEDAFDEWKELLTTKRNQNWTPKLDTMFSEGPHFVAVGALHLYGDQGLVELLEQRGYTVRQLKGVTASSPMVSQSAFLQQTELQYNAMFCTETGVIPQCTGATPKECKWQTAANIRDCTAPAVAAISETAANTTTRMSPQAAAKFGQELGICLGLKNSENLLRSMPQAKPGPGCRAALESLQEMASQMQM
- a CDS encoding phytanoyl-CoA dioxygenase family protein, whose translation is MAEQIEHRQATESKEELLEVLQRDGVVILEGLVTPEQLQRMNQELDPFMREAATTVPDMNPMLQMFYGDKTRRMGALPVKSRTFCDVLTHPRLAEICEEILLKAGSSYQMNVAQVLEVGPDAVAQFLHRDEDVWPHMPKPCPTFQIASMTALTDFTEEIGATCFVPGSHLWEDRSRQAEPHEVAIAEMPAGSMALYLGSTIHGAGTNRTVDRWRRGIHLSFIVGWIRTEENNYLNIPMEVARDLPERVQALLGYQMHDAIDAGGGVAGSVDFRDPMVLLREQKSETSN
- a CDS encoding dihydrodipicolinate reductase; the encoded protein is MAIRTGVWGIGNVGRPAVRAVVSHGELELAAVMVSSPDKDGQDAGGLVGLDPLGVQATRDVDQALAAGLDVVAYTASGDMRPAEALADLERLLRAGVDVVSTSFYPLLHPDLCPEEVRAAIESACREGDASIFVSGMDPGWVMDVLPILLSGVVADIREIRMQELFNYALYHQPEAVRDLAGFGQPMDATPPMLLDFGLQMVWGPMLRLIAEALGESLDAVETVVEKRALERDVEVPGMGHFAEGTQGAFRFEVRGMVDGTARIVAEHVTRIDDACAPEWPYPPEGQGAHRVLLDANPHLELSLHADDHFETGAAAGGNGTAAARMVNAIPAVAAASAGILTPLDLPSPTGQGQTRWRKAT
- a CDS encoding class I SAM-dependent methyltransferase; this encodes MTSTRMDRLYWDRLASTYDQAVLSSFDADLSGIIAHRLDELAGTEKTAIDLGCGVGKYIGPLADRFGQVVAVDHSEELLKIARHEHGHRSHVDIRMLDAAKGRPTTMVRADVVVCANVLIMADEELRSAILDTARKSLAPKGRLVLVVPSLESALLAHRRLVEWYGRDGSEDPETDAEDDARAPSKRTSRELLRGVMRIDGVPTKHYLAEELSLMLQGSRLQIEHLDKVPYAWDSEFGDAPRWMRAPYPWDWLVVAKRLPRRR